ATATGGTGAGATGGTAAAGCATTAAGTACATGCTTAACAGATCTGCCAGTTTGGTTAATGAACTTACCATTCCATCTTTTTAACCTGAACTTTATATTGCTGACTAGTGAAGAGAAAGAGCtcgtttttttccttttcaagaataAGGGAATACCAAGGTATTTCTCTTCCAAGGACATCTTTTTCATCTTTAGTCTTCTTAAGAGCATTCTACAATGTCTTGAAGGGAAGTGTTTTGAGAAGAAAACCGCAGACTTTTGAAAATTGATCTGTTGGCCAGAGATTTCACTGAAATTGTTGATGATATCCAGCAGGTTGTTGACATTATGCATATCTGCCTTGACAAAAAGAaggcagtcatctgcaaataaaAGATGACTGACCTGTGATGCATTTCTAGAAATTTTAATCCCTTGTATTGCCTTTGTACTCTCAGCTTGGGCTAGTGCTCTTGTGAAAACTTCCATAGTGATCAAGAACAAATATGGCGAAATTGGATCTCCTTGACGTATTCCCATTGTTGGTTTAAAAGATGTACAAGGTGATCCATTTAGAAGTATTTGGATTTCTGTGGTAGAGAGACATTCATGCACCATCTGACACCATTTGTTTGAGAAACCTAGCTTCAGCATAACCTCATCGAGAAAACTCCACTCAACACGATCAAAAGCTTTGCTCATATCCAACTTCATTGccatatattgttttttttttgtcttctttttcttcatacaGTGAATCAGTTCATATGCTAAGGTGATGTTATCACTTATCTACCTGCCTGGAACATACGCTGCCTGCATTGGTGATATAATTTTGTCGAGATGCACCTTCAGTCTGGTTGCCATGAGTTTAGTGATTAACTTATATGTTGAGTTACAGAGAGCAATTGGCTTGTAGTCCCCTGGAGTATGTGGTAGTTTTTTTTTAGGTATGAGACAAAGGTTTGTCTTGTTCATCTTTTTTAGCAATTTTCCAGATATGAAGAAAGACTGCACCATCTtgataacatcatccttcacaATTGACCATTGGCTTTGAAAGAATCCTGGAGGAAAGCCATATGGTCCAGGTGCTTTCCATGGCTGCATGCATTTGAGCACTGAAGTTATTTCAGCTTCATCCGGTATTCTTGTTAATGCACCATTTTCCGCATCAGTAATACATGAAGGTAAAAGATCAAGCAGAGCTGAATTAGATGGAGGATTTGAAGTCTTCATTATGTTTTTAAAATGTGAATTGAGAAGTTCTTCAAGGTTGTCTCTTCCATTGCACCAACTGCCATCTGGTTTTTGTAGGGTTTCTATTatgtttcttgttcttcttttgttCGCCTGCATGTGGAAGTGTTTTGTATTCTGATCAGCCTCATTGAAGAAAACTTCTCTACTTTTCTGACGATAGAACTCCTCTTCTCTTGTATGCCATTCTTCAATCTTGTTCTCTACTTCTCGTACCAGCTGAGTATTATCTTGAACTGAGTTAGGCCGCTGAAGGTCTATGAGCTGTTGCTGTAGATCCTTGATATTTGTTTGAATGTTGCCGAAGATAGCCTTGTTCCAGATCGATAAAGTATGTCTTGTTTCAGTTAACTTTTTGTCCAAGCTAAAACCAGCCGACCCATTGAAACTTGCTGACCAAGCTTTTTCAATTTCAAGTTTGCATGAATTGTCACGTAGCCAGCATTCAAAGAATTTCCAATTTTTGGAACTGCAAAAATCATTAGGAGACAGGTCTAACAATATAGGACAATGATCTGACCCTAAGAAGGGAAGATGCCTGGGACAAGAATCTGGGAATTGGATAATCCAATCTGAGTTTATAAGAGTTCTATCCAGCCTGGTTCTAATTTTCCCTGTTCCATGCTTATTGCTAGTCCAGGTGTAAGGGTTTCCATGAAAAACTAAATCATTGAGACCAGTTTCTAAAACAGTTTGAGCTAGTTTTGAGGTTCTAGAAGAAAAGCCATTACTATTGCTTCTTTCATTGTCATGCAAGGTAAGATTTAGATCTTTAATGAGAGCCCAAGGAGCATCTATATTATAGTTCTCACACACAGTTTTGATGAATTCCCATTGAGTCTTGCTTTCTTGAGGATGGGGAGAACCATAAACACAAGATAGTAGCCAAGTAGGTTTAGAAGGATTGCTAGTGACTAGACAATGAATCATATTTTTGTCATGATAGATAATTTCTAATTCAAAACCATCTTTCCACAATAAACAAATTCCTCTAGCTCTACCAATGGAAGGAACATAGAAAAAATTCGGAAAATTTAGGGGTTTAGTGAGCCTAATGATTTTATCcgaatttatttttgtttcttgaagAAAAATAATGTCAGGGTCTAGCAATTTATTAAAATCCTTGGCATAGTTTCTAGTTTCTTTGTCTGCAAAACCATTGCAGTTCCACGCAATTATTTTCATAGTTGTTTGTTTTGAAGTCGGATTACTAGGATGATGAGTAACTAGATGCAGTTCTACACTATATGAAATACTAAAACTTTTATGAGAATAACAATAATGAGATTTTAAAAAACTGATGAAATTAAAGCAAGTTGAAAAGATATGAGGAGTATTTACCTGAGCAGCTTCTTCAATGGAATTACTTATGGGATTAGGATGATTTGCTTCTGAAACCAAAGGAACCACTTCCGAGTTCAAATTGTTGTTCATATTTGCATGGGTTACAGACTCGATGTTTGTTGGTGGAGTTACGTGGATATCATGTGGATTCATGGATGGTTCTTAATTGAGAGTCGAGTTTCTCATGCGCTTAGTCTGCCATGACTCTTCCATTAGATCTTCCGTAGTTCCTTCTTCATTCATGTTAGTGGATAtacttctttcatcttcatttgccTCATACACATCACTTTCCTCATGCATGTATTCTGCATACTCCTCCTTAGTTAAGCTATCAAGATGCAACAAGTACTGATATTTCATGCAGTTGTGTTCTTGATGATCAATTACCTTATACAGTAACAAAAGTAACACACATTCTTTAGATCAACATAACAGGTGTTGATAAAAGATAACATACCAAGGAGAACTAACAGcaaaacataaaaacaaaaataacatacACACCAAAGGTCATCTATAAGGTGCTGCATCACAAGGATGGGCATATAGAGATGCATTTAATTTTcagcttcttttgaaaaaaagatGTATGCAAATGTAGGGACATGTGCTTCTAATAAATAAAGTAAGTAAGCATTAACCGTCTCCTTCTTGAAATCTCTTTGTCAGTTTACTGTAATATTGCCCGATGTACAACCTCTTGGCCTGCATTACAATCTGATTTAACTGAAAGCGGACTACCAACATAAGTGCGCGCATCATCCAATATTTGGTAACCACTTGTATCCAAGAACCTAGCATTTCCAATTACTGGGCTATACAAGATTAAATCCCCGTTATACCGAGTTAACTGGTTTAAAGGCTGACCAAGTAATAAGACATCACCATTCTTTAAAGATTGTAATGGCCTCAGATACGCAACATCTTCTTTCAGCCTGTTGACACTGAAAAGTTTAGTCCAAGATTCTATGACTCCATAATTCTTCATAACCCATACATCCACATTTGCATCACCAAGATTCCAAGACAAGCAAAGTTTACCATCCAACAAGCTAATAGATGTCTTAAAAGAATGCTCACCTTCACGTGAGCCACAAAGAGGTATAGGTAGTTGCATTTCCGTAAACTTCTCCTCCCCAACATCGAAAGAAAGTATAACTCTTATGGGTTTATTAATTCTGTCTTGGGGATATGTCAGCCAATGAAGAACTCCATTTAAAAACACTCCATTTCTTGATACTCCCCCAAAATAAAATACATAAGGAATATCCCCGAGTACTCTCCACGAATCAGTTCCTAAAGTATAAACCCAAACTTTAGAACCCTTACCTCTCCCCGGGGTAAGGATTTTCACTACCTTGTACTCACCAGTCTTGTAATCGTAACCAAACCCATATTTTGGAACAGAAACAAATACAATTGGTCCTCGAGGTCCCTCTTCATCGGGTATTTCTGGTAATTTCTTGTACTCGTCAGTTATAGGGTTCCAAATGCATAACAATTTATGATCAGAGTTGAGGCAGAACAATCCATTACAGCAACCATAAATTCTAATATAACATTTCCAGTAGTCAAATGGGCAATCAAACTCAGCAGACATATCAAATGTAGCAGTGGAATAGTTGTAATCAAGGGAAGGAAATGAAGCAGAATAACGTTCACTTGAATAGAATTAGGTTGGTTCTTGTTTGGAAAGGATGAGACTAAAATGATTCATTTCAATAGAATGATTAAGATGCATtttaataaaattagggtttgtgaaataACTGCACCACTTCTTAGATACACGCCTGAATCTCAAGATGGATTTGACTGGTAACCATTTGAGGATGTCCATCACAATCCCCTTTGGAAGATATCTCCACTTCTCGATCATCGTCATCGCTACTTCCCTAGGGTTTCTTACTTTTACTTCCAAATATTTCTTTCGCTCTATTCGATTCTTACTTtaaggaattacctataggtactaatATAGTGGTATTAGTTAGTGACAGAACCACCCATTAAACCCAGTAACCGGagatccataattaaaagaaaacataaaaatggacccaattttttaagcccagttCCTGTACACGTGCGGAACCTATTAAGTAGATATTCAGATTTCCCGAAATAGACTTCTACTATAACACAAATATAATCtaggtatttttatttttcttttcatgcTCAGATTCGTTTTTCTCTCTCCCTCTCATCTTCTCTGCTACCTCATCTTACGAAATCTTATTTCCAATTAATTTTTTTATGAAGATTGCTTACAAAGATCTTTCGTGGTTTTCAGGTAATCTTCTCTCTTATTATGCGTACGTAATCTtctctccaattttttttttgtttctcaacTGAAACATGAAGATCTGATCGAGTTCGTGACGCTTTCATCTTCGTATAATAGATGCTTGATtgttcttttagggtttttaatatcTAATCGTtttatgaatgcttgattgtttattttgtttttatgaaaatagttcagatctagatgaataatcacgtttttttttttcatttcttcagAAGATTTGATTATATCACTTTCATCTTGTTGGTTTTAGATttgtttgagtttgtttttgtgtatgaatcGACAGTACGTATCTGCAGTACTGACAAAAACCtagctttacaaaaaaaaaaaaatttgattcagaattacatatacaaaatatataaataaaagtgtttcaaTTCTGTTTTTGCATAGATTCGTTAGTTGTTTTTGACATACAActgatttttagattatgaatcagcagtacatacaTGGCATACTGAAAAATACTGCTTTGATTTTGTTAGTTTTTTATAATATTATCACTTTTTTTTGTCTGATCCagaagtatatatatgaaatactgaaataaaagtgttcAGATTCTGATTATTCATATATACATTCATTACTGCTTTGGTTTGTTATTGTTTTTTATAGGATTTTATCACTTTTATTGTTTaatccaggagtacatatatggaatactgagatAAAAGCGTTTCAGAAGTACATATACGTCATACTGGAAAATATTGCTTTTGATTTTCTCACttttcagaagtacatatatggcatacttaAAAATACTGCAGTACATAGATGGCATTCTaaaaattttgttattttttatggtTTTGTTGCCTTTTTGTTGTTTTATCCAGAAGTACGTATATGGAATACTTAAACACAAGAgtttcagaagtacatatattgCATAATGGAAAAtactgcagtacatatatgtcaTACCGAAgaatattgatttgattttttttatttattttatagttttattactttttttgtttgatccagaagtacatatatggaatactgaaataaaagtgtgCAATTATGTTTTTCACATATTCATTACTTATTTTTGACAGGAAATTGATTTTTaagttatgaatcagcagtacgtaTATGGTATACTGAAAATTACTGCTTTGATTTTGCTATTTTTatagttttatcttcttcttctcctttttaattcggaagtacatatatggaatactgaaacaaAAGTGTTTCAATTCTGCTTTTTCATAGATTCATGACTTTTctttgacatgcagttgatttttagattatgaatgcagtagtacatatatgacatactgaaAAATACTGCTTTGATGTGGTTTTGGATTCTCTGAAATCGATTTTCCGAATGTTATAGCCTAACAAATATTGAACCTTTTTTTGCAGGTGGCGTTTGTATGGGAAATTAAAGGAGAAATGAGAGTGTGGGATACAAGTCTATtgctagttttttttcttttttttttaaatagttttatcatttttttgtaTACTCCAGAagtatgtatatggaatactgaagtaAAAGTGTTTCAGTACGGTAAttttatagattcattacttGTTTTTGACATGCGGTTGATTTCTAGATTATGAATCAgcggtacatatatggaatactgaaacatactgctttggttttgttattctttacagttttataaaaaaaaaattgatccacAAGTATATGtatagggaaaattaggctaaggcccaacccatggataacctataatatgaggcccctagttaaaagagttttattactaggccctgaattaaaaataaattttaatttgGTTGAAATGACCAGAATAACCTTCACTATATAAGTATCTAACCTAGGTTTTCTATCAAACAGACACATTCATTTCATTTCAAGAGAGAGAAACTGAATCTCACCTGAGAAAACTGCCGGTCGAAAACCTTCAAAGAAGTGCAGAGAAATTTGTTtcagagaattttttttgcagatCGAAGAAACGAAAAACTAAAACAGGTAGATTTCggtcaaatcttcttcttcatgtttaatcttttcttcttcttcgtgtttAACATGTTTTTCGATCTGTTTTTGGAACTGTTTTCGATCTGTTTAATCTCAGTAAATTTGATCTGTTTTGCGATCTGTATTTGATCTGTTTTTGATATGTTAAATCTCAGTGTATTCGATCTGTTTTTTGCTTCATTCGTTGTTTGATTCAGTCCTTTTTTgacgaagaaagaagaagaagacgaactgAGGTTTGAATCTGTTTTCGATCTTCTACTTTTCCTCTCTGTTTTTAGGGGTTAGGTTTACTTGAtgttttttgttcatgtatcatctCAATCTCATGTTAAGGAGTTTAGTACTACTGGAGATTGATGTTTTCTTACTTTTTAAACTGCAGATTCGGCTTCAATTCACATTTTGTGAAGTAAAACGGCGCGAGGAAGAAGCAATACCGCTGAAACATATACTGCAATAACATGTATTAAGAGTTGAAATTATTTGATGATATGTGTTGTTATGATATCATGCTAGTAAAAACTATACATGCGATTTTGGTTGTGATGATCTAATGTAAATGGTTTTGAATGTATAACTATGCAAACAAGGgcctgtgtaactataagttacacattcaaaatctcaccaccaactgtgttgtggtttgtatactgagtgtgtaacttgtagttacacatacaatTGAGCCTTTTTAActgtaagttacacattcaagatgtcaccaatgacttgcaaagtggctgtgtaactataagttacacatttagaATCTCATGTTTGTAatgcatatgcatgtgtaactataagttacacattgaaAATCTAACCACTAACTTGCCAAGTgactgtgtaactagaagttacacatgcataataacatcACTGATTTGCCAATTGCCTATGTAACtagaaagttacacatgcaaaatataACCTACGACTGTATTGTGTTTGTAAAtaatagttacacatcaaaaaatgacgcctgtaaaccttcatatgcatgtgtaagttaaggttacacaacacaaatagaatgattcagtttgtgtacttggcaaatacacatagtgtgtaacatgattttcattttgcaGTTAAAAAtgagtgtatttgataagtacacaacatactgactcatgctatttttgtgtgtgatgtgtACAGGAAACCTAAGGCAGTCGTTGAATGCAGTAAAGGATTTAGTAAAGGTGATAAAACCTATAGGACTGACTGATAGGGCTCAGAGATATCTTAGGAGAGCTGCTTACGGTGAACTCGTAATGATGTATTACGATGACTATGATACAGCTGTACCGAGTACAACAAGACAGATAAGTACCAACAAACACGGCGTCTTGAAGCTTTTGAACTGCTTTGACATGGATTGTGAGACACCGTGTTCATTCAAGTTTGGTGATGATAAGATTATAGAGTCTACACCGGCAAAGCTGGCTGGTATATTTTGCATGCAGAGGATTGGAAGCAGAAAGGGTCAGAAGCTGTTAAAGTACTATTGTCCTAGTGATTTGACTGACAATGTTTTATACAACAAATTCTTCACTGATATCAAATCTACAAAGCATCAGACGACAGTGACTAAGACaaacattttagagaagataaaacaacttatgacaaaaaggagcaaaagtgggaaaagaaagaaagttgatgaGAAGGATCTAGTTTGCTTGATAGGTCTTATCTTTGTGTGTGTATTGTTTTTGGCGACAAAAATGCCAATGGAGTGAACGCGAAATATCTTAGTACGTTGAAACTTATGATACGGTGCTCAAGGTGTCGTGGCCTGATTTAATACACGAGCACTTGTGTTTGAAGAAGATTCATATTAATCTGGTGTTGTTTGTCCAAATGTGAAGGCTTGTGGTGAAATACCTACTGGTAAAAAGCTTGTGTTTTCTTATTCCAGCAGTTTTAGTGTTAGTTGTGGATATTTTTGTTCAAtcgactaattaaaatttatatgttgcagTATTGTTTGCTGAACACACAGCAGGAGGATTAATCCCGAAAGTTGAGAACCACGAGAGAGATATCCCCGAGGGTTGGGAGGTGGGATATATACCAGATTTCTGATTACATTTGGAAAACAGACATGACAGTTTTCGGTAAGTGTTATATgtcagttggtttaggttttgtaaATTTATGTGTATATAATTTAGAATAAAACTTTGTGTAATCAAATTGTCATGTgtactataagttacacatttaaatgtGCTTGTGTAACCTTATGTTACAATTGCAAAAGATAACACAAGTGAATGCATTATATGTGTAACTATAGGTTaacattttatatgtgtaactataaaatgtgcttatgtaactatagagttacacatataaaatgtgcttatgtaatTTAGTTACACATAAACTGAAATTTGTATATTTAGAATGTTTCAATTTGCTATCTCTTTTTACCTCTCCATTGTTAATTGCAGCCAACTCCTAGCTTTGTGGCTGAGTTTTCACAGTTGAAGCAGCTGCCTATATCAACAGCGAGGCACTGTAGGCATATCACATGGTACCCCAGCAAGGACGACCTGCAAAGTTGGCTGAAAGCGCAAACCATTGAGAATGGCCATCTGAAAGAGCAACTGCAAGCAAAGAAAGCAATGTTTAAAGCAGTGTATGCAATTGCCAGAGAAGGGATATCAGAAGGGGACCTTTCAGGAACAGCAGAATTCAAGATtcacaattttagttgccaaattatgcaagcaatgggtattgatccttacaaagtgacccaggaagagtttatgcaacatgaagatggacatggaggtactgagcatggagctactgagcatgaagaagaagagttacagTTAGTTGAGACTGAGCAACAAGGAGATGGAAgtactgagcatgaagaagaagagaccgAGAAAGAGACtgagcaagagaaagagaaagatgacgcggaaacttccttccatgaagaatgtaagtagttgttcatttttaatatgcttctttaacttgatagaggtacccaattagttgacactaaggtctttgaacctttttaatttcatattttagttgttcatttttaatatgcttatttaacttgattagacttaataaatgttgagtaaactaatcatatggatgtgtaatccctagttacacatgctatatgcatgtgtaacttctggttacactagttagatgcatgtgtaactccatgttacactaggtatccatgccatattcatgtgtaacatgaagttacacatgctagttatccaagccagtcgattacacatgatatatattcttcttgaaattttatcaaaaaaatttaacatcatcatcatcatcctaattctcatttcaatccttgtgcagttccatgtatgagccccttgcagctggaaatacgccaacaattttgcaagctcaaactgctgcagaggAGCGCAAGGCTCCTCCAAAGAAGAAACGCATTGGTAAGAAAAAGCGCACTACTGCAGATGTTGTTGATGAGGCGCAGAAGAAAGCTGATGAAGAGACGCATGCTGCTGATGAGGCGCAAAAGAAATATGCagaaggtggtggtgtggttGAGCAGCATGAGAAAGCCGCAAGAGATGATGCAGATGTCATTAAAGAGACACCTGCAACTGTTGGTGACTGTTTGGTTCCGACTGCTCCAACTCAGACAACACCTGAAACTTTTGAGGACAGTTTTGCTTCAACACAGTTTGAGGACTCCATGGTGATAACTGCTACAACACAGCAAACACAGCCTGACAATGCTCATACCTATAGCTTGGTGCAACTAGAAGCTAACCCTACTGATATGACGGATGTTCCAGTGAGTGAAATGCTAGATGAGATTGTCAGAGACATTAACAAAAGTGAACATGGATCTGCAGTGATGGAGAATGCAGAACCTAGCTCAAGTGGTAATCACTCTTGCTTCTGTAACTGCTAttccat
This DNA window, taken from Papaver somniferum cultivar HN1 chromosome 3, ASM357369v1, whole genome shotgun sequence, encodes the following:
- the LOC113359661 gene encoding F-box/kelch-repeat protein At3g06240-like, whose protein sequence is MSAEFDCPFDYWKCYIRIYGCCNGLFCLNSDHKLLCIWNPITDEYKKLPEIPDEEGPRGPIVFVSVPKYGFGYDYKTGEYKVVKILTPGRGKGSKVWVYTLGTDSWRVLGDIPYVFYFGGVSRNGVFLNGVLHWLTYPQDRINKPIRVILSFDVGEEKFTEMQLPIPLCGSREGEHSFKTSISLLDGKLCLSWNLGDANVDVWVMKNYGVIESWTKLFSVNRLKEDVAYLRPLQSLKNGDVLLLGQPLNQLTRYNGDLILYSPVIGNARFLDTSGYQILDDARTYVGSPLSVKSDCNAGQEVIDHQEHNCMKYQYLLHLDSLTKEEYAEYMHEESDVYEANEDERSISTNMNEEGTTEDLMEESWQTKRMRNSTLN